Proteins from a single region of Corylus avellana chromosome ca11, CavTom2PMs-1.0:
- the LOC132165517 gene encoding transcription factor bHLH68 encodes MNRGVLQSSPVQQMMAGNPNWWNNINTMRPPTHQSSPFLPTHSNCFPHQYAPTSSSSSSLPIPSWHDSQEQLPESWSQLLLGGLVSEEDKVGMSQFQAKRLENWEEQILSQAPNASVVNVKQEHSAASSYVYGHGTHEDFQAAKPTWSHVISASASPKSCVTSFSSNMLDFSTNKADGRHPPPDRSSECNSTATGGALKKARVQPSSTQPTFKVRKEKLGDRITALHQLVSPFGKTDTASVLLEAIGYIRFLQSQIEALSLPYLGSGSGNMRQQQSVQGERNCIFPEDPGQLLNDNCIKRKGAPDHQQDSQEEPKKDLRSRGLCLVPVSCTLQVGSDNGADYWAPALGGGFR; translated from the exons ATGAATAGAGGCGTTTTGCAGAGCTCACCGGTGCAACAAATGATGGCCGGAAACCCTAACTGGTGGAATAATATCAACACCATGCGTCCACCAACACATCAATCTTCTCCTTTCTTGCCGACTCATTCCAACTGTTTCCCTCATCAATATGCACCAActtcctcttcatcttcttctcttcccATTCCTTCTTGGCATGATAGCCAGGAGCAGCTTCCAGAGTCTTGGAGCCAACTACTACT GGGTGGATTGGTGAGTGAAGAAGATAAGGTTGGAATGAGCCAGTTTCAAGCTAAGCGGTTGGAGAATTGGGAGGAGCAAATACTGAGCCAAGCTCCAAATGCTTCTGTTGTTAATGTCAAGCAAGAACACTCTGCAGCAAGCAGCTATGTGTACGGACATGGAACTCATGAGGATTTTCAAGCAGCAAAACCCACTTGGTCTCATGTAATATCTGCTTCCGCCTCTCCAAAGTCTTGTGTGACAAGTTTCAGCAGTAATATGTTGGATTTCTCTACCAACAAGGCAGATGGGAGGCACCCACCACCGGATCGATCCTCAGAG TGTAACAGCACTGCAACTGGTGGGGCACTTAAGAAAGCTAGGGTTCAACCTTCTTCAACCCAACCTACCTTCAAG gTGAGGAAGGAGAAATTAGGTGACAGAATAACAGCTCTGCACCAGCTAGTATCTCCATTTGGGAAG ACTGACACAGCCTCTGTCTTGTTAGAAGCTATTGGGTACATCAGATTCCTTCAGAGTCAAATTGAG GCTCTCAGCTTACCTTACTTGGGCAGTGGATCCGGAAACATGAGGCAGCAACAGTCT GTTCAAGGAGAAAGGAATTGTATATTTCCTGAAGACCCTggtcag CTGCTGAATGACAACTGTATTAAGAGGAAAGGAGCTCCTGATCATCAGCAG GATTCACAGGAAGAACCAAAGAAAGATCTGAGGAGTAGAGGGTTGTGTCTGGTTCCGGTGTCATGCACCCTACAAGTAGGGAGCGACAATGGAGCAGACTATTGGGCACCTGCTCTGGGCGGGGGGTTCCGGTAG
- the LOC132166405 gene encoding bark storage protein A yields the protein MESHLRIFSSLCFLVLVVGIISSRAYGEVSHGMRKKIDTINGRGPYLGIVVPNSFEMDPLLHSPSFLADDKFPYLDFSGRRFRFGEVGNEKVIVVMTGLSMLNAGITTQLLLSIFAVKGIVHYGIAGNANPHLQIGDVTIPQYWAHTGLWNWQRYGDGPSDELALESGGDYTRKIGFLKFSDYSNGTENGKPVGNFLNNVWYQPEEVFPVDGTPEVRQHAFWVPVNEHYFTVAKKLQGLKLGSCVNTTCLPRTPRVVRVERGVSANVFVDNSAYRSFLHTKFNATPIDMESAAIALVCLQQKTPFIAIRSLSDLAGGGSALSNEADIFSSLAAQNAVDAVVRFITLLFS from the exons ATGGAGAGCCATTTGAGGATATTCTCATcactttgttttcttgtattgGTTGTGGGGATTATTAGCAGCAGAGCCTACGGAGAAGTTTCTCATGGAATGAGGAAAAAGATTGATACAATAAATGGAAGGGGTCCATACTTGGGTATTGTGGTGCCAAACTCCTTTGAGATGGACCCTCTTCTCCACTCTCCAAGTTTTTTGGCTGATGACAAGTTTCCCTACTTGGATTTTTCag GAAGAAGGTTTAGATTTGGAGAGGTGGGAAATGAAAAGGTCATAGTTGTTATGACAGGATTGAGCATG CTTAATGCAGGTATAACTACACAATTACTGCTAAGTATATTTGCAGTGAAAGGAATTGTGCACTATGGAATTGCTGGAAATGCCAACCCTCATCTCCAAATTGGAGATGTGACTATCCCCCAATATTGGGCTCATACGGGTCTTTGGAATTGGCAg AGATATGGAGATGGGCCTAGTGATGAGTTAGCCCTTGAATCTGGTGGAGACTACACAAGAAAAATTGGTTTCCTCAAATTCTCTGATTACAGCAATGGAACTGAAAATGGGAAGCCTGTGGGGAATTTTCTGAATAATGTTTGGTATCAACCGGAGGAAGTCTTCCCGGTTGACGGAACTCCTGAAGTCCGGCAGCATGCCTTCTGGGTTCCTGTCAACGAGCATTACTTCACTGTTGCAAAGAAACTCCAG GGCTTGAAGTTGGGAAGTTGTGTCAACACAACTTGTCTTCCAAGAACACCCAGAGTTGTGAGGGTGGAGAGGGGGGTTAGTGCCAATGTTTTTGTTGACAACAGTGCCTACAGATCATTCTTGCACACAAAATTTAATGCCACTCCAATAGACATGGAAAGTGCTGCGATTGCATTGGTCTGTCTTCAACAAAAGACACCTTTTATTGCAATTAGGTCTCTCTCTGATTTGGCTGGCGGCGGCTCTGCTCTGTCGAATGAAGCAGACATCTTCTCCTCATTGGCAGCACAAAATGCAGTTGATGCTGTAGTTAGATTCATCACCCTTTTGTTTTCATAA